A genomic window from Aquabacterium sp. OR-4 includes:
- the trfA gene encoding plasmid replication initiator TrfA, whose product MTHGPTCAPCWSGFPGIRTAASKSCCRTGGENQTHDRWSARTLSAQRLVVTGDGGSLTVSRLFNVRNKTVQREALVKFDLMRSGSDVVSYSGPELRQPDGFTFMALVNMTRDFRVGTAVAFEPSVLCNALVGYYDTRSRLQLKESIKRLMQAVITFPDFSVQLAQKFLHPARGMWSVALDPQIVRLFGASNYIWLDLQLRRELTEGLATWLYGYIRGQSYLNPTRLELLHEASGSDAKSVAAFQRSLYPALRELTERGVLEPGARVQDGVLHWRRTPRAQGA is encoded by the coding sequence ATGACCCATGGGCCTACCTGCGCGCCGTGCTGGAGCGGCTTCCCAGGCATCAGAACAGCCGCATCGAAGAGTTGCTGCCGCACCGGTGGCGAAAACCAAACACATGATCGCTGGTCGGCGAGAACGCTGTCAGCTCAGCGGCTTGTCGTCACGGGGGACGGCGGGTCGCTCACTGTCAGTCGGCTGTTCAACGTTCGGAACAAGACGGTCCAGCGGGAGGCGCTGGTGAAGTTTGACCTGATGCGGAGCGGCTCCGACGTGGTGTCGTACAGCGGGCCGGAGCTTCGCCAGCCCGACGGCTTCACATTCATGGCGCTGGTGAACATGACGCGCGACTTCCGCGTAGGGACCGCCGTCGCTTTTGAGCCATCAGTCCTTTGCAACGCACTCGTCGGTTATTACGACACTCGCTCCCGCCTGCAGTTGAAGGAGTCCATCAAGCGGCTGATGCAAGCTGTGATTACCTTCCCCGACTTCAGCGTACAACTGGCGCAGAAGTTCCTTCACCCCGCCCGTGGGATGTGGTCAGTTGCGCTCGACCCTCAGATTGTTCGGCTCTTTGGGGCGTCGAACTACATCTGGCTCGACCTTCAACTCCGCAGGGAACTGACCGAAGGTCTGGCGACGTGGCTCTACGGATACATCCGTGGGCAAAGTTACTTGAATCCCACCAGGCTCGAACTGCTCCATGAGGCCTCGGGCAGCGACGCCAAGTCCGTTGCGGCGTTCCAAAGGTCCTTGTATCCGGCGCTGCGCGAGCTCACAGAGCGCGGAGTTCTCGAGCCCGGAGCTCGGGTCCAGGACGGTGTCCTCCATTGGAGGAGGACACCACGCGCTCAGGGGGCATAG